A single genomic interval of Lepidochelys kempii isolate rLepKem1 chromosome 13, rLepKem1.hap2, whole genome shotgun sequence harbors:
- the ZNF512B gene encoding zinc finger protein 512B isoform X1 — protein MADSYSFRGGRRAAGSSKTSASKEGSRTEMRVNPTPEPPKLGNATSDKTEGKKKGRPKAENQVLKDIPLPLMNQWKDAFKAHSRVKCPNSGCWLEFPSIYGLKYHYQRCQGGAISEKLTYPCSYCEAAFTSKTQLEKHRLWNHLDRPGPASKAENKVPKAVGKASGKKRAAESSDSPTIRPKQAKVEKTVVQELPENGECLVESRKNKAFQITAVEAGAAATPTAKSSSCKDPKQQGGTQASLQEEDPERMKHRRKQKTPKKFTGEQPSISGTFGLKGLAKAEDKAKAHRAKKLEGTSSTDELKKKPPGASVKREAVAHLSSANPEDQWQREINEKGEVACPTCGVITRKTIAGLKKHMEVCQKLQDALKCQHCKKQFKSKAGLNYHTMAEHVNKPGPLETAGVGEQEERERLRKVLKQMGKLKCPNEGCTANFSSLMGYQYHQKWCGKHPSEVEKPIFTCPHCRKKYKSKAGHDYHVRSEHTSLPPEEPEVKPEATPVEDFERTPSGRIRRTSAQVAVFHLQEIAEDELAKDWTKRRMKDDLVPETKRLNYTRPGLPKLNPRLLETWKNEVKEKGHINCPNNSCEAIYSSVSGLKAHLTNCNKGDHSVGKYRCLLCQKEFSSESGVKYHIIKTHSENWFRTSSEAARKKKNRDQISSSQEEKTKSTSGKKRGRKPKERPPETSLKGKESTAAKTNLKKATENWERSNCSPEGRERGTKLPANRKGGASKMPEK, from the exons GAAATGCAACCAGCGACAAAACAGAAGGCAAGAAGAAAGGGAGACCTAAGGCAGAAAACCAGGTGCTGAAAGACATTCCT CTGCCCCTGATGAACCAGTGGAAAGATGCGTTCAAGGCCCATTCCAGGGTGAAGTGCCCCAATTCAGGCTGCTGGCTGGAGTTCCCCAGTATTTACGGCCTGAAGTACCATTATCAGCGCTGCCAAGGG GGGGCGATCTCGGAGAAGCTGACTTACCCTTGCTCTTACTGCGAAGCTGCCTTCACATCCAAAACCCAGCTGGAAAAGCACAGGCTCTGGAACCACTTGGATAGGCCAGGACCAGCTAGCAAAGCAGAAAACAAAGTGCCGAAAGCCGTGGGCAAGGCCAGTGGCAAGAAAAG AGCTGCTGAGAGTTCAGATTCCCCCACCATCCGTCCCAAACAGGCAAAGGTGGAGAAGACTGTGGTCCAGGAGCTCCCCGAGAATGGAGAGTGCCTCGTGGAGAGCAGGAAGAACAAAGCATTTCAGATCACGGCAGtggaggcaggagcagcagctaCCCCGACGGCCAAGTCTTCGAGCTGCAAGGATCCCAAACAGCAAGGGGGCACGCAGGCTTCCCTCCAGGAGGAGGACCCAGAGAGGATGAAGCACA GAAGGAAACAGAAAACTCCTAAGAAATTTACCGGGGAGCAACCGTCCATCTCAGGGACGTTTGGATTGAAAG GCCTGGCAAAAGCAGAGGACAAGGCAAAGGCCCACCGAGCCAAGAAACTGGAGGGGACCAGCAGCACGGATGAGCTGAAAAAGAAGCCACCAGGAGCCAGTGTGAAAAGGGAGGCCGTCGCGCATTTATCGTCAG CAAACCCAGAGGATCAATGGCAGCGGGAGATCAATGAGAAAGGAGAAGTTGCCTGTCCTACGTGTGGCGTTATAACCAGGAAAACCATTGCTGGGCTCAAAAAGCACATGGAAGTCTGTCAGAAA CTGCAGGATGCCTTGAAATGTCAACACTGCAAAAAGCAGTTTAAGTCCAAAGCTGGGCTCAACTATCACACCATGGCTGAGCATGTCAACAAG CCTGGTCCCTTGGAAACCGCTGGAGTTGGTGAACAGGAAGAGCGGGAAAGGCTGAGGAAAGTGCTaaagcagatggggaaactgaaatgCCCCAACGAG GGCTGCACAGCCAACTTCTCCAGTCTGATGGGATACCAGTACCACCAGAAATGGTGTGGGAAGCATCCCTCTGAAGTGGAGAAGCCCATATTCACCTGCCCACATTGCAGGAAGAAGTATAAATCCAAGGCGGGACATGACTACCACGTGCGGTCGGAGCACACTTCTTTG CCTCCCGAAGAGCCAGAGGTGAAGCCAGAGGCCACCCCAGTAGAAGATTTTGAAAGGACTCCTAGTGGTAGAATCCGGCGCACATCAGCCCAAGTAGCGGTCTTCCACCTGCAGGAGATAGCTGAGGATGAACTGGCCAAGGACTGGACCAAACGAAGGATGAAGGACGACCTGGTACCTGAAACTAAGCGA CTAAATTACACCCGGCCGGGGCTTCCGAAGTTAAATCCGAGGCTGTTGGAAACCTGGAAAAATGAAGTGAAGGAGAAAGGACACATCAACTGCCCCAATAAC AGCTGTGAAGCCATCTACTCCAGCGTTTCTGGCCTGAAAGCCCACCTGACTAACTGCAACAAG GGAGACCACTCTGTTGGGAAGTACCGGTGCCTTCTCTGCCAGAAGGAGTTTAGCTCAGAAAGTGGAGTCAAGTACCATATCATCAAGACTCACTCAGAG AACTGGTTCCGAACCTCTTCAGAGGCTGCCCGGAAAAAAAAGAACAGGGACCAGATTTCCTCCAGCCAGGAGGAGAAAACGAAAAGCACAAGTGGGAAGAAAAGGGGGAGAAAACCCAAGGAAAGGCCCCCGGAAACGTCTCTGAAAGGCAAAGAGAGCACGGCAGCAAAGACTAATCTTAAGAAAGCCACAGAGAACTGGGAAAGGTCCAACTGCAGCCccgaagggagagagagaggcaccaAGCTGCCCGCCAACAGGAAAGGGGGAGCCAGTAAGATGCCCGAGAAATAA
- the ZNF512B gene encoding zinc finger protein 512B isoform X2 — protein sequence MADSYSFRGGRRAAGSSKTSASKEGSRTEMRVNPTPEPPKLGNATSDKTEGKKKGRPKAENQVLKDIPLPLMNQWKDAFKAHSRVKCPNSGCWLEFPSIYGLKYHYQRCQGGAISEKLTYPCSYCEAAFTSKTQLEKHRLWNHLDRPGPASKAENKVPKAVGKASGKKRAAESSDSPTIRPKQAKVEKTVVQELPENGECLVESRKNKAFQITAVEAGAAATPTAKSSSCKDPKQQGGTQASLQEEDPERMKHRRKQKTPKKFTGEQPSISGTFGLKGLAKAEDKAKAHRAKKLEGTSSTDELKKKPPGASVKREAVAHLSSANPEDQWQREINEKGEVACPTCGVITRKTIAGLKKHMEVCQKLQDALKCQHCKKQFKSKAGLNYHTMAEHVNKGCTANFSSLMGYQYHQKWCGKHPSEVEKPIFTCPHCRKKYKSKAGHDYHVRSEHTSLPPEEPEVKPEATPVEDFERTPSGRIRRTSAQVAVFHLQEIAEDELAKDWTKRRMKDDLVPETKRLNYTRPGLPKLNPRLLETWKNEVKEKGHINCPNNSCEAIYSSVSGLKAHLTNCNKGDHSVGKYRCLLCQKEFSSESGVKYHIIKTHSENWFRTSSEAARKKKNRDQISSSQEEKTKSTSGKKRGRKPKERPPETSLKGKESTAAKTNLKKATENWERSNCSPEGRERGTKLPANRKGGASKMPEK from the exons GAAATGCAACCAGCGACAAAACAGAAGGCAAGAAGAAAGGGAGACCTAAGGCAGAAAACCAGGTGCTGAAAGACATTCCT CTGCCCCTGATGAACCAGTGGAAAGATGCGTTCAAGGCCCATTCCAGGGTGAAGTGCCCCAATTCAGGCTGCTGGCTGGAGTTCCCCAGTATTTACGGCCTGAAGTACCATTATCAGCGCTGCCAAGGG GGGGCGATCTCGGAGAAGCTGACTTACCCTTGCTCTTACTGCGAAGCTGCCTTCACATCCAAAACCCAGCTGGAAAAGCACAGGCTCTGGAACCACTTGGATAGGCCAGGACCAGCTAGCAAAGCAGAAAACAAAGTGCCGAAAGCCGTGGGCAAGGCCAGTGGCAAGAAAAG AGCTGCTGAGAGTTCAGATTCCCCCACCATCCGTCCCAAACAGGCAAAGGTGGAGAAGACTGTGGTCCAGGAGCTCCCCGAGAATGGAGAGTGCCTCGTGGAGAGCAGGAAGAACAAAGCATTTCAGATCACGGCAGtggaggcaggagcagcagctaCCCCGACGGCCAAGTCTTCGAGCTGCAAGGATCCCAAACAGCAAGGGGGCACGCAGGCTTCCCTCCAGGAGGAGGACCCAGAGAGGATGAAGCACA GAAGGAAACAGAAAACTCCTAAGAAATTTACCGGGGAGCAACCGTCCATCTCAGGGACGTTTGGATTGAAAG GCCTGGCAAAAGCAGAGGACAAGGCAAAGGCCCACCGAGCCAAGAAACTGGAGGGGACCAGCAGCACGGATGAGCTGAAAAAGAAGCCACCAGGAGCCAGTGTGAAAAGGGAGGCCGTCGCGCATTTATCGTCAG CAAACCCAGAGGATCAATGGCAGCGGGAGATCAATGAGAAAGGAGAAGTTGCCTGTCCTACGTGTGGCGTTATAACCAGGAAAACCATTGCTGGGCTCAAAAAGCACATGGAAGTCTGTCAGAAA CTGCAGGATGCCTTGAAATGTCAACACTGCAAAAAGCAGTTTAAGTCCAAAGCTGGGCTCAACTATCACACCATGGCTGAGCATGTCAACAAG GGCTGCACAGCCAACTTCTCCAGTCTGATGGGATACCAGTACCACCAGAAATGGTGTGGGAAGCATCCCTCTGAAGTGGAGAAGCCCATATTCACCTGCCCACATTGCAGGAAGAAGTATAAATCCAAGGCGGGACATGACTACCACGTGCGGTCGGAGCACACTTCTTTG CCTCCCGAAGAGCCAGAGGTGAAGCCAGAGGCCACCCCAGTAGAAGATTTTGAAAGGACTCCTAGTGGTAGAATCCGGCGCACATCAGCCCAAGTAGCGGTCTTCCACCTGCAGGAGATAGCTGAGGATGAACTGGCCAAGGACTGGACCAAACGAAGGATGAAGGACGACCTGGTACCTGAAACTAAGCGA CTAAATTACACCCGGCCGGGGCTTCCGAAGTTAAATCCGAGGCTGTTGGAAACCTGGAAAAATGAAGTGAAGGAGAAAGGACACATCAACTGCCCCAATAAC AGCTGTGAAGCCATCTACTCCAGCGTTTCTGGCCTGAAAGCCCACCTGACTAACTGCAACAAG GGAGACCACTCTGTTGGGAAGTACCGGTGCCTTCTCTGCCAGAAGGAGTTTAGCTCAGAAAGTGGAGTCAAGTACCATATCATCAAGACTCACTCAGAG AACTGGTTCCGAACCTCTTCAGAGGCTGCCCGGAAAAAAAAGAACAGGGACCAGATTTCCTCCAGCCAGGAGGAGAAAACGAAAAGCACAAGTGGGAAGAAAAGGGGGAGAAAACCCAAGGAAAGGCCCCCGGAAACGTCTCTGAAAGGCAAAGAGAGCACGGCAGCAAAGACTAATCTTAAGAAAGCCACAGAGAACTGGGAAAGGTCCAACTGCAGCCccgaagggagagagagaggcaccaAGCTGCCCGCCAACAGGAAAGGGGGAGCCAGTAAGATGCCCGAGAAATAA
- the ZNF512B gene encoding zinc finger protein 512B isoform X3: MADSYSFRGGRRAAGSSKTSASKEGSRTEMRVNPTPEPPKLGNATSDKTEGKKKGRPKAENQVLKDIPLPLMNQWKDAFKAHSRVKCPNSGCWLEFPSIYGLKYHYQRCQGGAISEKLTYPCSYCEAAFTSKTQLEKHRLWNHLDRPGPASKAENKVPKAVGKASGKKRAAESSDSPTIRPKQAKVEKTVVQELPENGECLVESRKNKAFQITAVEAGAAATPTAKSSSCKDPKQQGGTQASLQEEDPERMKHRRKQKTPKKFTGEQPSISGTFGLKGLAKAEDKAKAHRAKKLEGTSSTDELKKKPPGASVKREAVAHLSSANPEDQWQREINEKGEVACPTCGVITRKTIAGLKKHMEVCQKLQDALKCQHCKKQFKSKAGLNYHTMAEHVNKPGPLETAGVGEQEERERLRKVLKQMGKLKCPNEGCTANFSSLMGYQYHQKWCGKHPSEVEKPIFTCPHCRKKYKSKAGHDYHVRSEHTSLPPEEPEVKPEATPVEDFERTPSGRIRRTSAQVAVFHLQEIAEDELAKDWTKRRMKDDLVPETKRVAAGYVTL; the protein is encoded by the exons GAAATGCAACCAGCGACAAAACAGAAGGCAAGAAGAAAGGGAGACCTAAGGCAGAAAACCAGGTGCTGAAAGACATTCCT CTGCCCCTGATGAACCAGTGGAAAGATGCGTTCAAGGCCCATTCCAGGGTGAAGTGCCCCAATTCAGGCTGCTGGCTGGAGTTCCCCAGTATTTACGGCCTGAAGTACCATTATCAGCGCTGCCAAGGG GGGGCGATCTCGGAGAAGCTGACTTACCCTTGCTCTTACTGCGAAGCTGCCTTCACATCCAAAACCCAGCTGGAAAAGCACAGGCTCTGGAACCACTTGGATAGGCCAGGACCAGCTAGCAAAGCAGAAAACAAAGTGCCGAAAGCCGTGGGCAAGGCCAGTGGCAAGAAAAG AGCTGCTGAGAGTTCAGATTCCCCCACCATCCGTCCCAAACAGGCAAAGGTGGAGAAGACTGTGGTCCAGGAGCTCCCCGAGAATGGAGAGTGCCTCGTGGAGAGCAGGAAGAACAAAGCATTTCAGATCACGGCAGtggaggcaggagcagcagctaCCCCGACGGCCAAGTCTTCGAGCTGCAAGGATCCCAAACAGCAAGGGGGCACGCAGGCTTCCCTCCAGGAGGAGGACCCAGAGAGGATGAAGCACA GAAGGAAACAGAAAACTCCTAAGAAATTTACCGGGGAGCAACCGTCCATCTCAGGGACGTTTGGATTGAAAG GCCTGGCAAAAGCAGAGGACAAGGCAAAGGCCCACCGAGCCAAGAAACTGGAGGGGACCAGCAGCACGGATGAGCTGAAAAAGAAGCCACCAGGAGCCAGTGTGAAAAGGGAGGCCGTCGCGCATTTATCGTCAG CAAACCCAGAGGATCAATGGCAGCGGGAGATCAATGAGAAAGGAGAAGTTGCCTGTCCTACGTGTGGCGTTATAACCAGGAAAACCATTGCTGGGCTCAAAAAGCACATGGAAGTCTGTCAGAAA CTGCAGGATGCCTTGAAATGTCAACACTGCAAAAAGCAGTTTAAGTCCAAAGCTGGGCTCAACTATCACACCATGGCTGAGCATGTCAACAAG CCTGGTCCCTTGGAAACCGCTGGAGTTGGTGAACAGGAAGAGCGGGAAAGGCTGAGGAAAGTGCTaaagcagatggggaaactgaaatgCCCCAACGAG GGCTGCACAGCCAACTTCTCCAGTCTGATGGGATACCAGTACCACCAGAAATGGTGTGGGAAGCATCCCTCTGAAGTGGAGAAGCCCATATTCACCTGCCCACATTGCAGGAAGAAGTATAAATCCAAGGCGGGACATGACTACCACGTGCGGTCGGAGCACACTTCTTTG CCTCCCGAAGAGCCAGAGGTGAAGCCAGAGGCCACCCCAGTAGAAGATTTTGAAAGGACTCCTAGTGGTAGAATCCGGCGCACATCAGCCCAAGTAGCGGTCTTCCACCTGCAGGAGATAGCTGAGGATGAACTGGCCAAGGACTGGACCAAACGAAGGATGAAGGACGACCTGGTACCTGAAACTAAGCGA GTGGCTGCTGGATATGTCACGCTTTGA